A genomic segment from Vagococcus zengguangii encodes:
- the recQ gene encoding DNA helicase RecQ: MEQAVNILSSVFGYETFRQGQTEVIETIANQQDVLAIMPTGSGKSLCYQIPALMAEGITIVVSPLVSLMKDQVRELLAAGIRGAYINSSLSEAQINKALFNLSQGMYKIVYVAPERLMTPRFLAAVSEVPVSLIAVDEAHCLSQWGHDFRSSYLAIPEFIATFEARPTIAAFTATANVKTQHDILAYLGLQEPLIVKNSYDRPNLYFAVEVVANRRKFVEYYVQKNPGESTVIYASTRKEVEKIANFLVELGVKATYYHAGLSSDERTRHQDAFIFGEADVIVATNAFGMGINKPDVRHVIHYNLPKDLESYYQEAGRAGRDGEPAKCTLLFSRADIVLNRKMLVSSSEMYETSDEQQFYKNKSLDAMVQYATTTSCLRRVMLNYFNEERSSDCDNCLNCQTTFEEREITEEARAVMHYLAELQQAHRQIGKERVIQSLMMAESDASPINSDWLGSLADKTKLEVTEVMDYLLDHYFISMDVLNYYVLSLTERGQAWLMEETPLMMPLRKKTAYQALKNEKKSKKTSELVISADNQSLYNRLADLRKELAQEQNLPAYVVFGNKSLAEMATYQPQTKEAFLAIKGVGESKYETYGEVFIQAIQAYLAD; the protein is encoded by the coding sequence ATGGAACAAGCAGTAAACATATTGTCCAGTGTTTTTGGATATGAGACGTTTCGTCAGGGACAAACCGAGGTAATTGAAACGATTGCCAATCAACAAGATGTTTTAGCGATTATGCCAACCGGTTCAGGAAAGTCGCTTTGTTATCAAATTCCAGCGCTGATGGCTGAAGGGATTACGATTGTTGTTTCGCCACTTGTTTCATTAATGAAAGATCAAGTGCGTGAGTTGCTTGCAGCAGGTATTCGAGGTGCCTATATTAATTCGTCGCTAAGTGAAGCACAAATCAATAAAGCCTTGTTTAATTTGAGTCAGGGGATGTACAAAATTGTCTATGTGGCGCCTGAACGTTTAATGACACCACGCTTTTTAGCGGCGGTTAGTGAAGTGCCTGTTAGTTTAATCGCAGTTGATGAAGCGCATTGCTTATCGCAATGGGGGCATGACTTTAGGAGTAGCTATTTAGCGATTCCAGAATTTATTGCCACTTTTGAAGCACGTCCAACGATTGCGGCGTTTACTGCAACAGCTAATGTCAAAACGCAGCACGATATTTTAGCATATCTGGGATTACAAGAGCCACTTATTGTAAAAAATAGTTATGATCGTCCTAACTTATATTTCGCAGTCGAAGTTGTGGCAAATCGTCGAAAATTTGTTGAGTATTACGTTCAGAAAAATCCAGGTGAAAGTACGGTCATTTATGCCTCAACGCGTAAAGAAGTCGAAAAGATCGCTAATTTCCTAGTTGAGTTAGGGGTCAAAGCGACCTATTATCATGCGGGTTTATCAAGTGACGAACGCACACGTCATCAAGATGCGTTTATTTTTGGCGAAGCGGATGTGATTGTGGCAACGAATGCTTTTGGAATGGGGATTAACAAACCCGATGTGCGTCACGTCATTCACTATAACTTACCAAAAGACTTGGAGAGTTACTATCAGGAAGCAGGTCGAGCGGGTCGCGATGGGGAACCGGCCAAGTGTACCTTGTTATTTTCACGTGCGGATATCGTGTTGAATCGTAAAATGTTAGTGTCTAGTTCTGAAATGTATGAAACAAGTGACGAGCAACAATTTTATAAAAATAAATCCCTTGATGCGATGGTACAGTATGCAACGACAACTAGTTGTTTACGTCGAGTGATGCTAAATTATTTTAATGAAGAGAGGTCGAGTGACTGTGATAATTGTTTGAACTGTCAGACGACGTTTGAAGAAAGAGAGATTACCGAAGAAGCACGGGCTGTGATGCACTATTTGGCAGAACTACAACAAGCGCATCGTCAAATTGGTAAGGAACGTGTGATTCAATCGTTGATGATGGCTGAAAGTGACGCATCCCCTATCAATTCAGATTGGCTAGGCAGTTTGGCCGACAAAACCAAATTAGAAGTGACGGAAGTGATGGATTATTTATTAGACCATTATTTTATTTCAATGGACGTCCTGAACTATTATGTGCTAAGTTTGACGGAGAGAGGTCAAGCGTGGTTGATGGAAGAAACACCGTTAATGATGCCTTTGCGTAAAAAAACAGCCTATCAAGCATTAAAAAACGAGAAGAAAAGTAAAAAAACAAGTGAACTTGTTATTTCAGCCGATAATCAGTCCTTATATAACCGTTTAGCTGATTTACGTAAAGAATTAGCCCAAGAACAAAACTTACCGGCTTACGTGGTGTTTGGAAATAAGAGTTTAGCTGAGATGGCAACTTATCAGCCACAAACGAAAGAAGCCTTTTTAGCTATTAAAGGAGTCGGTGAATCGAAATATGAAACATATGGTGAAGTGTTTATTCAAGCGATTCAAGCTTATTTAGCTGACTAG
- the holA gene encoding DNA polymerase III subunit delta, producing the protein MTLQQELTKISKGQLAPVYLLVGSEQYLADLFMNTLKEAVLTETDDEMNFIRFDMEQAPLSLAIEEANTIPFFGDQRVVQMDNPYFLTGERNKVSVEHNTDLLVAYLQSPMESTILVICATYEKLDSRKKIVKELKKQATLISIEPLKEQELRNYVRQSVEGRDYEITPEALDSLLYLCQMQLGRVMSELDKIMLYAMATKKITKPIVESLVAKSLEQNIFEMVDYVMKKQPEKSLRLHQELLLQGEDTIKITAILLQHIRLLIQVKIMLGMGYQKSNMADVLKIHPYRVQLAMQLVKSYDLKLLGQLYDSLAQNDWLTKTGQMDKELLFELFILKYSAS; encoded by the coding sequence ATGACGTTACAACAAGAATTAACAAAGATTAGTAAAGGTCAGCTAGCACCGGTTTATTTACTAGTCGGTTCAGAGCAATATTTAGCTGATTTATTTATGAATACACTTAAAGAAGCGGTTTTAACTGAAACAGATGATGAGATGAATTTTATTCGTTTTGATATGGAACAAGCGCCGTTATCGTTAGCAATTGAAGAAGCCAATACGATTCCCTTTTTTGGCGACCAGCGAGTGGTTCAAATGGATAATCCTTACTTTTTGACGGGCGAACGCAATAAGGTGAGTGTCGAACATAATACGGATTTGTTGGTAGCTTACTTGCAGTCACCGATGGAGTCAACCATTTTAGTCATTTGTGCCACTTATGAGAAGTTAGATAGTCGTAAAAAAATCGTAAAAGAGTTAAAAAAACAGGCGACGCTGATTTCAATCGAGCCGCTAAAAGAACAAGAGTTACGCAATTATGTACGCCAGAGTGTCGAAGGCCGTGACTATGAAATTACACCAGAAGCGCTAGATAGTTTGTTATATTTGTGTCAAATGCAATTAGGGCGCGTTATGTCAGAACTTGATAAAATCATGCTTTATGCAATGGCAACGAAAAAAATTACCAAACCGATTGTCGAAAGTTTAGTCGCTAAATCACTAGAACAAAATATTTTTGAAATGGTTGATTATGTTATGAAAAAACAGCCAGAGAAGAGCCTACGTTTGCATCAAGAATTACTGTTACAAGGTGAAGATACGATTAAAATAACAGCGATTTTGTTACAACATATTCGTTTATTAATCCAAGTCAAAATCATGTTAGGGATGGGTTATCAAAAGAGTAATATGGCCGATGTATTGAAAATTCATCCGTACCGTGTGCAACTAGCTATGCAATTAGTAAAATCATATGATTTGAAATTGTTAGGTCAACTTTATGATAGTTTGGCTCAAAATGATTGGTTAACTAAGACGGGACAAATGGATAAAGAGTTGCTTTTTGAGTTGTTTATTTTGAAATATAGTGCATCGTAA
- the thiT gene encoding energy-coupled thiamine transporter ThiT: MQQQVTRSSSKVLIGVEGAIFAALAMVLSFIPTTIGSSFTISLGMIPLTMYALKRGVAPGLLAGLVWGLLHFATGQVAYLSVSQVLIEYLVAFTMVGLAGIVSKQFIANKQTKAAYKWLVIAVFIGTIARFFWHFVAGVIFWGQYALWGMAPMLFSFIMNGVSGLATAIVTALVLSWIYKLSPRLFLNN; encoded by the coding sequence ATGCAACAACAAGTAACGCGCTCATCAAGTAAAGTATTAATTGGAGTCGAAGGTGCCATTTTTGCAGCGTTAGCGATGGTGTTATCATTCATTCCGACTACCATTGGTTCAAGTTTTACGATTTCATTAGGGATGATTCCGTTGACAATGTATGCTTTGAAACGTGGCGTAGCACCAGGATTATTAGCGGGTCTTGTCTGGGGATTACTACATTTTGCAACAGGACAAGTTGCTTACTTATCAGTTAGTCAAGTGTTGATTGAGTATTTAGTTGCCTTTACAATGGTTGGTCTAGCTGGTATCGTATCCAAACAATTCATCGCTAACAAACAAACCAAAGCAGCCTATAAATGGTTAGTAATAGCGGTTTTCATTGGAACAATCGCTAGATTTTTCTGGCATTTTGTGGCAGGCGTGATTTTCTGGGGGCAATATGCATTATGGGGCATGGCACCTATGTTGTTTTCATTTATTATGAATGGTGTGAGTGGACTGGCTACAGCCATTGTAACGGCTCTTGTTTTGAGTTGGATTTATAAACTATCTCCTCGATTATTTTTGAATAATTAA
- a CDS encoding ZIP family metal transporter, translating to MTEWFVNLTPWQQALGGTAFTYGMTALGAALVFFFKEIKKDVLNLMLGFASGVMIAASFWSLLDPAIERASENGDIPWLVVGIGFILGGLFLYLADKVIPHMHFGDNQEQEGMPSHLKRTVLLVFSITLHNIPEGLAVGVAFGAAASADNPTQAVLGALAVAIGIGIQNFPEGAAVSIPLRQEGLSRWKSFLYGQASGLVEPIAGIAGALLVARMTFILPYALAFAAGAMIYVVVEELIPEAQQTTTKGAHYGVFGVMAGFVIMMILDVALG from the coding sequence ATGACAGAATGGTTCGTGAATTTAACGCCGTGGCAACAAGCCTTGGGCGGTACCGCATTTACATATGGGATGACAGCACTCGGTGCGGCGTTAGTATTTTTCTTTAAAGAAATTAAAAAGGATGTCTTAAATTTGATGCTTGGTTTTGCTTCAGGTGTCATGATTGCGGCAAGTTTTTGGTCGCTTCTAGATCCGGCAATTGAGCGTGCGAGTGAGAATGGAGATATCCCTTGGTTAGTCGTAGGGATTGGGTTTATTCTAGGTGGTTTATTTTTATATCTAGCTGATAAAGTGATTCCTCACATGCACTTTGGTGATAACCAAGAGCAAGAAGGTATGCCTAGCCACTTAAAAAGAACGGTCTTATTAGTTTTTTCAATTACGTTACATAATATTCCCGAAGGTTTAGCAGTCGGGGTCGCGTTTGGTGCAGCAGCTTCAGCTGATAACCCAACGCAAGCAGTCCTGGGTGCTTTAGCGGTTGCTATCGGGATTGGAATTCAAAACTTCCCCGAAGGTGCAGCTGTGTCAATTCCTCTTCGTCAAGAGGGGTTGAGTCGATGGAAATCATTTTTATACGGTCAAGCTTCAGGGTTAGTTGAGCCGATTGCCGGAATTGCGGGTGCCTTATTAGTAGCACGTATGACTTTCATTTTACCCTATGCCTTAGCGTTTGCAGCAGGTGCAATGATCTATGTGGTGGTGGAAGAACTAATTCCAGAAGCACAACAAACTACAACCAAAGGGGCTCATTACGGCGTATTTGGTGTGATGGCTGGCTTTGTGATTATGATGATTTTGGATGTTGCTTTAGGTTAG
- a CDS encoding DUF4809 family protein translates to MTKTAVLEIDYEMTDGGCNACVPFKAEIARLIIDEQTIAVGELTPEALIMAVALHEGFKQEMKFDILYDYLLFSRSDQQVKQQEDFTQWIYTNNNNVTVKTKKFYQEKSELLEHVNHVLVECFDLYPVKF, encoded by the coding sequence ATGACAAAGACAGCAGTACTTGAAATTGACTATGAAATGACTGACGGCGGTTGTAATGCCTGCGTCCCGTTTAAAGCTGAAATAGCGCGACTTATAATCGATGAACAAACTATTGCTGTAGGTGAACTGACACCGGAAGCATTAATTATGGCTGTCGCTCTCCATGAAGGTTTCAAACAAGAGATGAAATTTGATATTTTATATGATTATCTTTTATTTTCACGCTCTGATCAGCAAGTTAAGCAACAAGAAGACTTCACACAATGGATTTACACTAATAATAATAACGTCACTGTCAAAACAAAAAAGTTTTATCAAGAAAAAAGCGAACTATTAGAACACGTCAATCACGTTTTAGTTGAATGTTTTGACTTATATCCTGTTAAATTTTAA
- a CDS encoding polysaccharide deacetylase family protein, with protein sequence MRKKIISVLVTIIFIELMILSIVFISKNNANKKETPQLHKNEVLVDSSQVNVSKIDETAIVKRNMQIPDSSKWESATEGSDIQFPIIAYSYLNNQASKETLSIENFTQQLEWLKKEDYYTLTPQEAYEVLTKNKKPAEKIIWLTFDNGYYNQYKFAFPLLQRYKMQATINYLPNKEGNVTYANLYDLQEMLISGEINVESGTANGLALTDLKPSTLTTEIKQSKETLDTTLKQTTTTIAYPENSYNDDIIEVAEEAGYKLGLTTNTGLASKSNGLLSLSRIEISNDLPIDEFTKLIGAAN encoded by the coding sequence ATGCGAAAAAAAATAATTTCGGTCCTTGTGACGATTATTTTTATTGAGTTAATGATTTTATCCATTGTTTTCATTTCGAAAAACAATGCGAATAAAAAAGAAACACCACAACTGCATAAAAATGAAGTATTGGTGGATTCTAGTCAAGTCAATGTAAGCAAAATTGATGAAACAGCTATTGTTAAGAGAAATATGCAAATTCCTGATAGTTCAAAATGGGAAAGTGCCACAGAAGGTTCAGACATTCAATTCCCAATCATCGCTTATTCATACCTCAACAATCAAGCATCTAAGGAAACACTCAGCATAGAAAATTTTACCCAACAATTAGAATGGCTAAAAAAAGAAGATTATTATACATTAACACCACAAGAAGCCTACGAGGTATTGACAAAAAATAAGAAGCCTGCTGAAAAAATTATCTGGCTAACATTTGATAATGGCTACTATAATCAATACAAATTTGCTTTCCCTTTGCTTCAACGCTATAAAATGCAAGCGACTATTAATTATTTACCCAATAAAGAAGGTAATGTGACCTACGCTAATCTTTATGATTTGCAAGAAATGTTAATTAGTGGTGAAATTAATGTTGAAAGCGGCACAGCTAATGGATTAGCTTTGACCGATTTAAAACCAAGTACACTAACGACCGAAATTAAACAGTCAAAAGAAACCTTGGATACCACCTTAAAACAAACCACAACCACGATCGCTTACCCAGAAAATAGTTATAACGATGACATAATTGAAGTAGCTGAAGAAGCTGGTTATAAGCTTGGCCTAACGACTAACACTGGACTTGCTTCTAAAAGTAACGGTTTGTTAAGTTTAAGTCGTATAGAAATTTCAAACGACCTTCCAATTGATGAATTCACCAAACTAATTGGCGCAGCCAACTAA
- the rpsT gene encoding 30S ribosomal protein S20 — MPNIESAIKRVRTSNKSNDLNASQKSAMRTAIKNFDKAVEAGADNVAELQNAANKAIDMAASKGLIHKNKASRDKARLHAKLTKAN; from the coding sequence ATGCCAAATATCGAATCTGCAATCAAACGCGTACGTACTAGCAATAAATCTAACGATTTAAACGCTTCTCAAAAGAGCGCAATGCGTACTGCTATCAAAAACTTTGATAAAGCTGTAGAAGCTGGTGCTGACAACGTAGCTGAATTACAAAACGCTGCAAACAAAGCTATCGACATGGCTGCTTCTAAAGGTTTAATCCACAAAAACAAAGCTAGCCGCGATAAAGCTCGTTTACATGCTAAATTAACAAAAGCTAACTAA
- a CDS encoding inorganic phosphate transporter, producing MDFAAGHVNLALIVTLVLVVGVIFVNGWTDAPNAIATAISTRVLKPKTAIWMAVVMNFLGVVVMTFLNATVAETISNIADFGSDQRTAQIALAASLFAIVFWAVASWYYAIPTSESHALIAGLTGSAMALSGLDAINMSEWSKVLFGLVFSTVAGFVGGYLVVRLIERLFRHTDRRKTNKIFSAGQAVAAAGNAFLHGAQDGQKFMGVFMLGLSYNGFVDNVAGGYTIPMEVMIVCSLIMGFGTSVGGMKIIKSVGMDMVKLETYQGFSADLSAVITLFICSWTGIPVSTTHTKTTAIMGVGAAKRMSSVNWSIVGNMVLAWVLTFPGAGIIAYVMAKIFLMIF from the coding sequence ATTGATTTTGCGGCAGGGCACGTTAATCTGGCCTTGATCGTAACATTGGTTCTCGTAGTAGGTGTTATTTTCGTTAATGGATGGACGGATGCACCTAACGCTATTGCAACAGCTATTTCAACTCGCGTTTTGAAACCAAAGACGGCGATTTGGATGGCAGTAGTTATGAATTTCTTGGGGGTTGTCGTAATGACGTTCCTAAATGCGACTGTTGCGGAAACAATCAGTAACATCGCGGATTTTGGGAGTGATCAACGAACAGCGCAAATAGCCCTTGCAGCGTCGCTCTTTGCGATTGTTTTTTGGGCAGTCGCATCTTGGTACTATGCAATTCCAACGAGTGAGAGCCATGCTTTAATCGCAGGCTTAACCGGATCAGCGATGGCTTTATCAGGTTTAGATGCCATCAACATGTCAGAATGGTCAAAAGTACTATTCGGTTTAGTCTTCTCAACTGTTGCTGGGTTTGTCGGAGGTTATTTAGTCGTTCGACTAATTGAACGCCTTTTCAGACATACGGATCGCCGTAAAACGAATAAAATATTCAGTGCTGGTCAAGCTGTAGCGGCAGCAGGAAATGCTTTCTTACATGGTGCACAAGATGGTCAAAAATTTATGGGAGTGTTCATGTTAGGACTTTCATATAACGGTTTTGTGGACAACGTAGCGGGTGGTTACACCATCCCGATGGAAGTCATGATTGTCTGTTCATTGATCATGGGATTCGGAACATCTGTCGGCGGAATGAAAATTATCAAGTCTGTCGGAATGGACATGGTAAAACTAGAAACATATCAAGGTTTTTCAGCTGATTTAAGTGCAGTTATTACATTATTTATTTGTTCTTGGACAGGAATTCCTGTTTCAACAACTCACACAAAAACAACCGCTATAATGGGGGTTGGTGCAGCCAAACGTATGTCGAGTGTTAACTGGTCAATCGTTGGTAACATGGTATTAGCTTGGGTCTTGACATTCCCAGGGGCAGGAATTATCGCCTATGTAATGGCAAAAATTTTCTTGATGATATTTTAG
- a CDS encoding DUF47 domain-containing protein has protein sequence MARKKEFNYFENLTKLAEKSEQAAKKMQELINDFSEDKVATYTHEVHEIEREADQISHKILNELNHSFVTPIDREDIVSITEHLDNVCDGINALTYLFDTYAVSELRADTDKIAEYVVDATHALVVATQEFSKFKQSKVLKAKIDYVNEIEEKTDILYRSLIKELITKEENVMNVIKWKNIYEGFEVVVNNAEKSADILYGLVIKNT, from the coding sequence ATGGCTAGAAAGAAAGAATTTAACTACTTTGAAAATTTAACAAAATTAGCTGAAAAGAGTGAACAAGCAGCTAAAAAAATGCAAGAATTAATCAATGACTTCTCAGAAGATAAAGTGGCTACATATACGCATGAAGTTCACGAAATCGAACGTGAAGCAGATCAAATTTCTCACAAAATCTTAAATGAGTTGAATCACTCATTTGTAACACCTATTGATCGCGAAGATATTGTATCAATTACCGAACACTTAGACAATGTTTGTGATGGAATCAACGCCTTAACATACTTATTCGATACTTATGCAGTATCTGAATTACGTGCTGATACAGATAAAATTGCTGAATATGTAGTAGATGCAACACACGCCTTGGTGGTAGCAACACAAGAATTTTCTAAATTTAAACAATCAAAAGTTTTAAAAGCTAAAATTGACTACGTGAATGAGATTGAAGAAAAAACTGATATTTTATACCGTTCATTAATTAAAGAATTAATTACTAAAGAAGAAAACGTCATGAACGTTATCAAATGGAAAAATATCTACGAAGGTTTTGAAGTGGTAGTGAACAACGCTGAAAAATCTGCGGATATTTTATACGGTTTGGTTATTAAAAATACTTAA
- a CDS encoding branched-chain amino acid aminotransferase, whose translation MSKKAAVDLDWNNLGFSYIKTDERYISHWKDGVWDKGTLTEDNQVTISEGSTVIHYGQSCFEGLKAYRTKSGEVQLFRPEENAKRLQRSCRRLLMPEVSEEQFLSAVKQVVIANERWIPPYGTGGTLYLRPYVMGVGDNIGVAPAQEYIFGVFAIPVGAYFKGGLAPTSFIISEYDRAASHGTGGVKVGGNYASSLLPGKEAKQRSFSDCIYLDPATHTKIEEVGAANFFAITKDGRFVTPDSPSILPSITKYSLLYLAEHHLGMPVSQEDIYINQLDQYAEAGACGTAAVISPIAGIQNGEDYHVFYSETEVGPVTRRLYDLLTGIQFGDEEAPTGWITKVL comes from the coding sequence TTGTCAAAAAAAGCAGCAGTAGATTTAGATTGGAATAATTTAGGCTTCTCTTATATTAAAACAGATGAACGTTATATTTCACATTGGAAAGACGGTGTCTGGGATAAGGGGACTCTAACAGAAGACAATCAAGTGACGATCAGTGAAGGGTCAACTGTTATTCATTATGGTCAGTCATGTTTTGAAGGCTTAAAAGCTTACCGCACTAAATCAGGTGAGGTTCAATTATTTAGACCAGAAGAAAATGCTAAACGTCTACAACGCAGCTGTCGTCGTTTATTGATGCCGGAAGTGTCTGAGGAACAATTCTTATCAGCGGTTAAACAAGTCGTGATTGCCAATGAACGCTGGATTCCGCCGTATGGTACAGGAGGTACTTTATACCTACGACCTTATGTGATGGGGGTAGGAGATAATATTGGAGTAGCGCCTGCTCAAGAATATATTTTTGGTGTCTTCGCCATTCCGGTTGGTGCTTATTTCAAAGGCGGTCTAGCGCCGACGAGTTTCATTATTTCCGAATACGACCGCGCCGCTTCACATGGAACGGGTGGCGTTAAAGTAGGCGGTAATTATGCTAGCAGTTTACTACCGGGGAAAGAAGCTAAGCAACGTTCTTTTAGCGATTGCATTTATTTAGACCCAGCGACTCATACTAAGATTGAGGAAGTTGGTGCCGCGAATTTCTTTGCGATTACGAAAGATGGTCGCTTTGTGACACCTGATTCGCCTTCGATTTTACCAAGTATTACCAAGTATTCATTATTGTATTTAGCTGAACACCATTTGGGGATGCCAGTTTCTCAGGAAGATATTTATATTAACCAGCTGGATCAATATGCCGAAGCAGGAGCTTGTGGAACGGCAGCGGTTATTTCTCCGATTGCTGGGATTCAAAATGGTGAAGACTACCATGTCTTTTATTCAGAAACAGAAGTTGGTCCAGTAACACGTCGATTATATGATTTATTAACAGGTATTCAATTTGGTGATGAAGAAGCACCAACAGGTTGGATAACAAAAGTTTTATAG